The DNA segment CAGGATTGATTCGGTGATAATGCCATCACCCAAAATCTGAGCAAAGTCTCGCATACGGCGGAGCAATCTATTCGCTACCCGGGGTGTGCCGCGACTACAGTGGCTGAGAAGCTTTGCTGCCTGCTCTTCAATTGATATTTGTAGAATGGATGCTGATCTCCGTAACACGAGGGCAATTTCTTCAGGTGGATATAGATCTATACGCAGATTTATGCCAAACCGGGTGTGCAGCGGGCTTGAGACCATCCCGGGCTTTGTTGTTGCGCCTATGAGGGTGAAGGCCGGCACAGGCACCCGAATAGTTCTGGCTGCAGGCCCCTGTCCGATTACCCAATCTAGCTGAAAATCTTCCATCGCCACATAGAGCATCTCCTCCAGAGCAGGTTTGAGCCGATGGATCTCATCAATAAAAAAGATGGAGCCCGGTGTCAGACTCGTCAGGAGTCCGGCGAGATCTTTTGGTTTCTCCAGGGCGGGAGCTGAGGTTATGCGGATTTCACCGCTCATTTCGTGGGCGATGATCTGGGCCAATGTTGTTTTACCCAGTCCCGGGGGGCCGTTTAAAAAAATATGGTCCAGGGGTTCCTGACGCTCCCTAGCAGCGGAAATAAAAATTCCAAGGTTCTCTTTAAGATCTGCTTGCCCCTGAAAATCTCGTAGCAGGAGAGGTCGTAGAGCTAAGGTCCCATCATCCATTGTCTGGTCGAGGTTGTTGATACTGGGGTCTAAGTAGCTTTCGTAGGATTCCACAGATATAGACTATCAGGTTAGAAGCGCTTTGTTAACTCAGTTCGATGATTGCACGACGCATTAGTTCTCCCTCAAAGGCGTTCCGCTCACCGGATGGTAACTTTTCTAAGCTTGCGAGGTTCGTAAGTTCTGGATGGAGTTCCCCTAGAATGGTTGTTCCAATCTCCGGGAGCGCTGTTATCACCACCCTTCGTTCAAATCCCATTTCTATCAATGCTGTTGCTATGGCGTCTATGGTTTGTGGCAACTTGCTGCGTGGACTTTTCTCACCGGCGGGATGTTCAAGGTAGAGTTTGCCGGCCAAGGCGAGTAGGATTTTTTGGGCAGTTTTCTTTCCTAATCCCGGAAGACTTTCAAGGTGTTTGATGTCCTCACGTTCAATAACGGAAATAAAATCCTCTGGGGATATTCCGGAGAGGATTTTAAGGGCCTGTTTGGGACCGATGCCAGAAACCGATAAGAGCGCAAGAAACACCTCCTTTTCCTGAAGGGACGCAAACCCGTAGAGCTGGAGCAGATCTTCACGGACATGAAGGTAGGTATAGAGTGATGTTTCTGATTGCTTGGATTGTATCTGAGCCAGAACACCTAGGGTTGTCTGGGATACCTCAAGTTGGAAGGAGACCCCCCCCTGTTCCAGAACCACAACCCCCTCCAGCAGTTCTTCAATGGTACCGCGGATTCGATAAATCATGCCACTTACTCCTATGGTACAAGCAGATAGCAGCAGCCAGGGCATCTGCTGCATGGTCAGGCTTTGGCTTTTGGGTTAATCCAAGCAGAAATTTTACCATTTCCTGTACCTGCTCCTTGGTTGCCCTTCCCACCCCTACAATAGATTGTTTTATTTCCAGGGGGGTGAATTCCTGGGTTAGCAGCGCCCGTTGTTCGAGACAAAGCAGTACAACACCGCGAGCTTCTGCAACGGGTAATGCACTGGTGACGTTTTTGGCAAAAAATAACTGTTCTATCCCGACCCCGGTAGGTTGGTAGAGGTCAAGGAGACGAGAAATCTCTTTGTAAAGGATATTGAGGCGTTTCCCGGTAGCATCAGATGATGAGGTACGGATGACTCCGTGGTCACGATGTACGATTGCGGTACCCCGGACGGAAATGACGCCGTAACCAGTAGCAGCGAGACCCGGGTCGATTCCTATAAGTACCTCATCCATGGCAGGTGTAGTTCATGCGTGATTAGTAATCAAAATCATCTGGGATATCAAGGTTGGTAGACACATTTTGAATATCGTCATTATCCTCCAAGGTTTCAATCAGGCGTAGTACCTTCCTGGTACTATCCTCATCCAAACTGAGGGTAGTGTCGGCCACAAGCATTACCTCCGAGTTCTCAGGTGCAATTTCTGCATTCTCCAGTGCTTGAGTAACAGATTCAAAATCCTCGGGGGTGCACTCAATTTCGATATACTCGCCTTCATTTTTTACATCCTCTGCACCTGCTTCGAGGACAATCTCCAGAACCTGTTCTTCAGAATACTTATTTCCATCAAGGGTAATTATACCTTTTTTATTGAACATGTAGGCGACACAGCCTGTCTCACCAAGATTTCCTCCGGCCTTAGTAAGGGTGCTTCGTACATCGGCAGCGGTTCTATTCTTATTGTCTGTAAGGGCTTCGATCATGATCGCAACCCCGCCGGGAGCATATCCTTCATAGACCAACTCTACATAGTTCGCCCCATCGGTATCTCCAATACCCTTTTTTATGGCTCGCTCAATGTTATCCTTGGGCATATTGGCCGCTCGGGCTTTATTGACTATAGTTCGTAGTTTTGCGTTTGTCTCAGGGTCCCCACCACCCATTTTGGCTGCCACCATTATTTCTTTGATAATTTTTGTGAAGATTTTACCGCGTTTAGCATCGGCAGCGCCCTTTTTATGACGGATCGTTGCCCATTTACTATGACCTGACATTGGTTCTCCTTAGAACGAATTATACTATGAATTCGGGATTAAAAAATAGCACACCAAAAACTTGGCTGTCAATGAACGCCCAATCTCTCATATAGTGCGCAAAGGGTGTACCATTGCCCCCTGGCGACACTACCCAACATAGGTTGTTCCGTTATATTGGTGTCGTTTATAACGCTTTTGCGCGATAGGTATTACTTAGGGATGGGAGCGCTAGGGTAATAATCCAAAATCAGCCATTGGTTTGTACCGAAGAAATATCTTACCACGAATATTTTTCCGGTTTACACCACCCCAGTGACGGCTATCCATGGTGTTCCCGCGGTTGTCAGCAGCAACAAAATACTCACCTGGTCCAAGGATTTGTTCAGATTGAGTACCGCTTAACGGAAGGGTTGGCGGCAGATCATAGGCCATAGAGGCATCGTAGTATCGCGATTTATGTAGGTATTCTTCCTCGGTAATGAACCTGTTGCTCCCCGCCGGTTTGATAAAAAAACGATTTGCTTCCAATAGAACCGTATCACCCGGGCCGGCGATGATGCGTTTGATCTGCAGGGGTTCTTGGAGACCGGACAGAGGTGAATCACCCAGGGAGGAAAGAAACCCTAGGGGGCCGGTGAAAAAAGAGAGTACTCTTTCTCCAAATGATTGAGCCTGTTCATATGGGGCGAGAAGAGTTACGAGATCGCCTGGCTTAGGATTCCCGTACTGAATAATTGTGCCCAGGATCGGCAGGGTGAGTTGATATGCCAGTGGGCTTGAGAGGACATGATCTCCAACTTGAAGGCTCGGCCCCATACTATCGGTGGTAATCGATATGGGGCGTATTACAACAGTGGTGAACAGGCTGTGTAATAGTAGGGTTAGTAACAGAAAGGCAAGAAGTCGTTTCCCAAAAATAAGGACTGGACTTTCGGGGCGATAGCGACTGGCATGCCGTGAAAATCCCTGGGTTTTTCTTGCTGTATGGTGCGGGGAGTGTAGGATCGCCATGAAGACAGATACTACCATGTAGACCTTGGGCGTTCAATGAGATGCATCGGTGGTTTGTAGAAAGGTGCTGTGCATCACGTAATCCCTGGTATATACTACACCGGTTATGGCATTACAAGCAGGAAAAAAGTTAATCGGAAAAAATCGAAAAGCATTTCACAATTATCATGTTGAAGAAACATTAGAATGTGGGATTGCCCTTCAGGGTACAGAAGTTAAAAGCCTGCGGGCGAATCATTTCAATTTTTCGGATGCGTATGCTCGCATTATCGACAATGAACTGTGGCTACTAGGGCTTCACATTAATACCTACGATCAGGGGAACATATTTAATCATGATCCTGATCGGAAGCGGAAGCTTCTGGTGCACCGTTCGGAATTGGCTAAGCTCCGAAAAAAGGTCGAGGAGAAGGGTTTCACCTTAATACCCCTGGCATTTTTACTGTCCCATGGTCTGGTTAAAATTGAATTGGGGATCTGCCGAGGTAAAAAAAACTATGATAAACGACAGGATATTAAACAAAAAGATATACGACGTGAATCTGAAAGGGAGCTACGTGGTAGATTTTGATCTTCCTCCAATGAGAAAAGAGTCTCTATTACAATTTGCCCAGGATATTGCAAAACAGGCCGGGGATAGTACAAAGAGTTTTTTTAAAACTGATCTGCATATCTCACGTAAAAGCGATGAATCGCCAGTAACAGAGGCAGATATCCATGCAGAAAAACTGTTACGAGAGCTGATCAGCGAACACTATCCGGACCATGGAATCATCGGTGAGGAATTTGAAGAAAAAAATCCCACGGATGGATGCCTATTCCAGTGGGTTGTAGATCCTATTGATGGTACAAAATCATTCATTCACGGAATCCCCTTGTACACAACGTTGATAGCACTCCTCTATGATGGTAAGCCTAGTATTGGGGTAATCTATAACCCAATACTGAATGAATTAACCAGTGCTTGTGTGGGGGTTGGTGCCTTTTATAATCAGCGAAGAATAGCAGTATCAGAAGAGGCTTCGCTTTCCAAAGCATGGCTTCAGGTAACAGATCCAACCGATTTACTACGACGCTATCCCGACTCTGGAGCGGAGTTGATTAGTTCGGTGGGGTTCACTCGGACCTGGGCAGATGGTCATGGCTATGCTTTGCTTGCCAGGGGGGAGGCCGATATCATGATTGATCCTATTGTAAACCTTTGGGATGTGGCATGCCTCCACCCTATCATTACCGAGGCAGGTGGGCGCATTACGGATCTTAGTGGAAACCCTGGTCTGGGAACGAGTGCATTAGCTGCCAATCCCGCCCTTCATGGGAAGGTGCTTGAATTGTTCAATAAAAATGAGTACTATGTTTAGAGCGTTGGATCCTACGGATCCTAGTATATCCGGGGGTGTTCCGGATTCGACTGGGGCTGTGGTGGCCTACGTTGCAGGTGGAGCGCCATCTCCTGATTGGCAAACAGTATAACTGCCGATAATAACGCAGATTACGCACTAGCAGCCTAAATACTGCTACGGATCACCTGGATGCTGCTCTGAGTTCAGGATGGTCTGAAAGATCCCGGAGCTTACCATGGAATTTCGTCTGCATTTTCCATGGGAAATTCATGCAGACTAAGGGTTAAGAGGTGTGTTTCTTCCCCTCCTTAGCTCTGACAGACAAAAAGAGACTAAACCTGTAGTAGCGTAGTCTATGCACCTTAGGACGCGGGTTCAACTCCCGCCACCTCCAAAAACAGTCGCCGGCGCGACTGTTTTTTTTGATCTATTTCTATTCACAGCATTCCAAGGACATGACAAAGCAGTTTTCACCAGTAGGCTTATGTAGGGGGAAAATTATAGGGGATATCTCAGCCTCACTGCATCGGGTAGTGCCTCGAATACGCTGCTACAACTGGCGAATAGGGTACACAGCGTTTGCGTACTATACGTGGCAGGTCTTACGGAACTGATTATTGTTTGGTGTGAGTGTGGTGTTATTTGGATATCCCATAGAGCATCAGAAGGTACAGTAGCCAAACCATGGATTTTTCCATGGCCCGTATCCTCCGAACCTGTTTAAAAAGAAAATCCCAAGGTAGTTCTGACCAGGGAAGATCAAGAATCCACATGGATCTGTGGTTATGCGGTATTTTCACGGTTACCCTCCAGGGGATATACCATGGAAAATTATCAGTTCACTTCAAAAATTCGTGTTTTATCTGTCTGATGTGGATTAATTTCTGAGTCATACATGGTTTCGGTTATACATTTCTGTAAGTATCTGAATTAAATGGTGATGGTCGGTAGCTGATCCTATTTCCCGGGTGCTGTGCATGGCATGGATGGGAATTCCGATATCAATGGTCGGAATGTCCGTACGGGAAACGGAAAGCGGGCCAATGGTTGTCCCTGATGGTACATCAGAGCGGTTTACCATAATTTGAAAGGGTACGCCTAA comes from the Spirochaeta lutea genome and includes:
- the ruvB gene encoding Holliday junction branch migration DNA helicase RuvB; amino-acid sequence: MDDGTLALRPLLLRDFQGQADLKENLGIFISAARERQEPLDHIFLNGPPGLGKTTLAQIIAHEMSGEIRITSAPALEKPKDLAGLLTSLTPGSIFFIDEIHRLKPALEEMLYVAMEDFQLDWVIGQGPAARTIRVPVPAFTLIGATTKPGMVSSPLHTRFGINLRIDLYPPEEIALVLRRSASILQISIEEQAAKLLSHCSRGTPRVANRLLRRMRDFAQILGDGIITESILKDSLSRLGIDLLGLEEQDRRILRSIIEFYQGGPVGADTLAISVGESTDTLEDFYEPYLIQQGFIQRTPRGRMVTQRAYTHLGLPVPEAKSIEQRKGPDSTHEDQQLLF
- the ruvA gene encoding Holliday junction branch migration protein RuvA, producing MIYRIRGTIEELLEGVVVLEQGGVSFQLEVSQTTLGVLAQIQSKQSETSLYTYLHVREDLLQLYGFASLQEKEVFLALLSVSGIGPKQALKILSGISPEDFISVIEREDIKHLESLPGLGKKTAQKILLALAGKLYLEHPAGEKSPRSKLPQTIDAIATALIEMGFERRVVITALPEIGTTILGELHPELTNLASLEKLPSGERNAFEGELMRRAIIELS
- the ruvC gene encoding crossover junction endodeoxyribonuclease RuvC codes for the protein MDEVLIGIDPGLAATGYGVISVRGTAIVHRDHGVIRTSSSDATGKRLNILYKEISRLLDLYQPTGVGIEQLFFAKNVTSALPVAEARGVVLLCLEQRALLTQEFTPLEIKQSIVGVGRATKEQVQEMVKFLLGLTQKPKPDHAADALAAAICLYHRSKWHDLSNPRYH
- a CDS encoding YebC/PmpR family DNA-binding transcriptional regulator; protein product: MSGHSKWATIRHKKGAADAKRGKIFTKIIKEIMVAAKMGGGDPETNAKLRTIVNKARAANMPKDNIERAIKKGIGDTDGANYVELVYEGYAPGGVAIMIEALTDNKNRTAADVRSTLTKAGGNLGETGCVAYMFNKKGIITLDGNKYSEEQVLEIVLEAGAEDVKNEGEYIEIECTPEDFESVTQALENAEIAPENSEVMLVADTTLSLDEDSTRKVLRLIETLEDNDDIQNVSTNLDIPDDFDY
- the lepB gene encoding signal peptidase I — translated: MAILHSPHHTARKTQGFSRHASRYRPESPVLIFGKRLLAFLLLTLLLHSLFTTVVIRPISITTDSMGPSLQVGDHVLSSPLAYQLTLPILGTIIQYGNPKPGDLVTLLAPYEQAQSFGERVLSFFTGPLGFLSSLGDSPLSGLQEPLQIKRIIAGPGDTVLLEANRFFIKPAGSNRFITEEEYLHKSRYYDASMAYDLPPTLPLSGTQSEQILGPGEYFVAADNRGNTMDSRHWGGVNRKNIRGKIFLRYKPMADFGLLP
- the smpB gene encoding SsrA-binding protein SmpB, whose protein sequence is MALQAGKKLIGKNRKAFHNYHVEETLECGIALQGTEVKSLRANHFNFSDAYARIIDNELWLLGLHINTYDQGNIFNHDPDRKRKLLVHRSELAKLRKKVEEKGFTLIPLAFLLSHGLVKIELGICRGKKNYDKRQDIKQKDIRRESERELRGRF
- a CDS encoding inositol monophosphatase family protein — translated: MVDFDLPPMRKESLLQFAQDIAKQAGDSTKSFFKTDLHISRKSDESPVTEADIHAEKLLRELISEHYPDHGIIGEEFEEKNPTDGCLFQWVVDPIDGTKSFIHGIPLYTTLIALLYDGKPSIGVIYNPILNELTSACVGVGAFYNQRRIAVSEEASLSKAWLQVTDPTDLLRRYPDSGAELISSVGFTRTWADGHGYALLARGEADIMIDPIVNLWDVACLHPIITEAGGRITDLSGNPGLGTSALAANPALHGKVLELFNKNEYYV